In Roseofilum reptotaenium CS-1145, the following are encoded in one genomic region:
- a CDS encoding type I polyketide synthase: protein MNQTSPSSQPTTDSSRKMLQALKQMRGKLEALTEAQTEPIAIIGLGCRFPGGAKDSATYWHLLEQGIDAISEVPGDRWNFEDYYDPEGEKPGKTYTKEGGFIENVDQFDPHFFRISPRDAVGLDPQQRILLEVTWESLENAGVTLEHLRHSQTGVYMGICTDDYASLRIQYQEQGGTDESSGLGMGRSIGVGRISHFLGLQGPNIQLDTACSTSLVAIHLACQSLRSRESNLALAGGVNLILSPTSTMGRCQLNMLSRDGRCKTFDVSADGYGQGEGCGVVVLKRLSDALADGDFIWGLIRGSAINHDGPSSGMTVPSRMAQKKVIQEALKSVKLNPHQVSYVETHGTGTSLGDPIEIEALSAIYGKNRPQENPLMIGSVKTNFGHLEAAAGVAALIKVILSLQHRQIPPHLHVQQPNPHLDWDRLPLKIPQSLLDWDTESEPRIAGISSFGASGTNAHILVEEAPVEKQEKSEAEDSSEPPVQLLTLSTKTPKALDELVHSYQDYLSTYPELDLANLAYTTHLGRSHFNHRLALITSSHSALQQQLHSYLLDPVEAIAVYGAEVSTSTEPPEIAFLFTGQGSQYVNMGRELYESSPVFREAIAQCNTILSRELDCSLLEILYPDSEADSSRLLDRTAYTQPALFALEYALFKLWQSWGIQPGIVMGHSVGEYVAACVAGVFSLEDGLRLMAARGRLIQNLPQNGSMVAVKASESDLRPRLLPYEKQAAIAAINGPESVVISGEKTVLKDIVEKLESEGIKTQTLPISHAFHSPLIEPILAEFRAVAQHITYHPPKIPIVSNMTGEQAGEAIATAHYWVDHLRQPVKFASAMTAMQDYPIFLELGPKPILLGMGRSCVSDDLGIWLPSLRPGIGDWQQMLSSLGQLYTQGVEIDWSGFHYQQKRHKVFLPTYPFQRQRYWLEKPKPATHKPSWGSLGSPQEISALTERLQKRGSLSESESKLIPKLLELLAQEANETSHQDPILEECYGVQWRSRACFGSRFSGESLQSPPILQAQLVPQLSELANRPALQGYDEIPVQLELLSREYIIQALQTLGWCYKSGESFSLEQLTAQLGIIPAHHRLVKRLLVSLEETKILHKKAEEWETQQSLPPVNPSSTYQTLRDRYPQAIAEFTLLHRCASQLSSVLQGTQDPVQLVFPEGDLTTATQLYQDSPVSQAMNSLVQQAIANILETLPPSQGIRILEIGAGTGGTTSAILPTLPPSQIQYTFTDLGPLFLTKAKEKFSDYPFITYQTLDIEQNPASQGFPNHHYDLIIAANVLHATSNIRHTLTHVRQLLAPGGLLLLLEATEPQQWVDLIFGLLEGWWKFSDTEYRRDHPLLNRNQWQHLLQETGFTPVSSVPQAAKVDDVLSKQALILAQADFESRKPNATSQSWLIFADRAGVAQSLAAQLEEIAATCILVGMGEDYQQIAPKQWQINPHNPQDFRKLMAEVAIEFPQLSGIIQCWTLEPPTDSNLSLEDLNRLSELGCGTTLSLVQAIIEQERFSPQLQIVTQGSQSALHHGGQPPGIAQSSLWGMAKAIRLEHPELSCRVLDLDPQTSLEEQATSLLQELGSSDSEDQVVWREQLRYVPRLVKTSSESTSGRVKLRSDATYLITGGLGGLGLLVADWMIERGAQHLVLVTRRPADPATQAKLTQLEQKGCSIRVEIADVANFEAIQAVFNTITESSYPLAGIIHAAGMLSDGVLKNQTWSSFEAVMAPKVQGAWILHQLTQHQSLDFLVLFSSVGSLFGSPGQGNHSAANAFLDALAHYRQGIGLPGLSIHWGAVSQVGEAAERGADVRVKQKGMEALSPDEVLKALEHWMGSAQAEVGVVSMEWAAWEEQVRTWPFLSDWQKTDSLISTPSKASILQQLEMALPSERQDLLIAHIRHQVAQVLGIEKVESISLKEGFFDLGMDSLTSVELKNKLQTSLGCSLPSSLMFDYPTVSELVNYLAGHVLDSEGDRDEVPTTDKFAPPWGETGNRGDPDLEEYSDEDVELSLLNKLDKLGY, encoded by the coding sequence ATGAATCAGACCTCACCTTCCTCTCAACCGACAACTGATTCTTCTCGGAAGATGCTGCAAGCGCTCAAGCAAATGCGGGGCAAACTTGAAGCATTAACTGAGGCGCAAACGGAACCCATTGCTATTATTGGTCTCGGTTGTCGGTTTCCGGGAGGAGCCAAGGATAGTGCCACCTATTGGCATCTTTTGGAACAAGGAATTGATGCCATTTCCGAAGTGCCCGGCGATCGCTGGAACTTTGAAGATTATTACGATCCAGAGGGCGAGAAACCAGGAAAAACCTACACGAAAGAGGGCGGGTTTATTGAAAATGTCGATCAATTTGACCCCCACTTTTTCCGTATTTCCCCCAGAGATGCGGTGGGCTTAGACCCTCAGCAACGCATCCTTTTAGAAGTGACCTGGGAGAGCCTAGAAAATGCTGGAGTAACCCTAGAACACCTGCGACATAGCCAAACGGGTGTGTACATGGGCATCTGCACCGATGATTATGCCAGCTTGAGAATTCAATACCAAGAGCAAGGAGGCACCGATGAATCATCGGGTTTGGGCATGGGACGCAGTATTGGAGTGGGGCGAATTTCCCATTTTTTAGGGCTGCAAGGGCCCAATATCCAACTCGATACGGCCTGTTCTACCTCTTTAGTGGCCATTCATCTAGCCTGCCAAAGTTTGCGATCGCGAGAATCGAATTTAGCCTTAGCCGGTGGGGTCAACCTCATTTTATCCCCTACCAGTACCATGGGTCGCTGCCAACTGAACATGCTCTCTCGCGACGGACGCTGCAAAACCTTTGATGTGTCTGCCGATGGCTATGGACAGGGCGAAGGCTGTGGAGTGGTCGTCTTAAAACGGCTCTCAGATGCCCTCGCTGATGGAGACTTTATCTGGGGGTTAATTCGAGGCTCGGCCATTAATCATGATGGTCCGAGTAGCGGGATGACGGTTCCCAGTCGTATGGCGCAAAAGAAAGTCATTCAAGAAGCTCTCAAGAGCGTAAAATTAAACCCCCATCAAGTCAGTTATGTAGAAACCCATGGTACGGGAACTTCCTTGGGCGACCCGATTGAAATTGAAGCGTTATCGGCGATTTATGGTAAAAATCGCCCTCAAGAAAACCCCTTGATGATCGGTTCAGTGAAAACTAATTTTGGCCATTTAGAAGCTGCCGCCGGAGTTGCTGCATTAATTAAGGTTATTTTATCTCTTCAGCACCGCCAAATTCCACCTCACCTCCATGTCCAACAACCTAATCCTCATCTAGATTGGGATCGTTTACCGTTGAAAATTCCCCAGTCTCTTCTGGATTGGGACACCGAAAGTGAACCGCGAATTGCAGGCATTAGTTCCTTTGGAGCGAGTGGCACAAATGCCCATATTCTCGTAGAAGAAGCGCCCGTTGAAAAGCAGGAAAAATCGGAAGCTGAAGACAGTTCAGAACCGCCGGTTCAGCTCTTAACTCTTTCAACCAAAACACCAAAGGCACTGGATGAATTAGTCCATTCTTATCAAGATTATCTGTCCACTTATCCAGAACTCGATCTGGCAAATTTGGCTTATACCACTCATTTAGGTAGAAGTCATTTTAATCATCGATTAGCGCTGATTACATCAAGTCATTCAGCCTTGCAGCAGCAATTGCACAGCTATCTCTTAGACCCGGTAGAAGCGATCGCCGTCTATGGTGCAGAGGTATCAACCAGCACAGAACCCCCTGAAATCGCCTTTTTATTTACGGGTCAAGGTTCCCAATATGTCAACATGGGTCGGGAATTGTACGAGAGTTCGCCCGTTTTTCGGGAGGCGATCGCCCAGTGCAACACCATACTCAGTCGTGAATTAGACTGCTCTCTCCTGGAAATCCTTTATCCAGATTCAGAGGCAGACTCCTCCCGACTCCTCGATCGAACCGCCTATACTCAACCCGCCCTCTTTGCTCTAGAATACGCTCTATTTAAACTGTGGCAATCCTGGGGAATTCAGCCCGGCATTGTCATGGGTCACAGTGTGGGAGAATACGTCGCCGCTTGTGTTGCTGGAGTCTTCAGTTTAGAAGACGGCTTAAGGTTAATGGCTGCCCGGGGTCGATTGATTCAAAACTTACCGCAAAATGGCTCAATGGTGGCGGTTAAAGCCTCTGAATCTGACCTGCGTCCTCGACTACTTCCTTACGAGAAACAAGCAGCCATTGCCGCCATTAATGGCCCAGAAAGTGTGGTTATTTCTGGGGAAAAAACTGTCTTAAAAGACATCGTGGAGAAACTGGAATCTGAAGGTATAAAGACCCAAACTTTGCCCATCTCCCATGCCTTCCATTCTCCTCTTATAGAACCCATTTTGGCTGAGTTTAGAGCAGTTGCCCAACACATCACATACCATCCGCCCAAAATTCCAATCGTATCTAATATGACTGGAGAACAAGCCGGAGAGGCGATCGCCACAGCCCACTACTGGGTCGATCATCTGCGCCAACCCGTGAAGTTTGCATCCGCCATGACCGCAATGCAAGATTATCCCATCTTCCTAGAACTTGGGCCCAAACCCATCCTATTGGGAATGGGGCGATCATGTGTGTCTGACGATCTAGGAATTTGGTTGCCCTCCCTGCGTCCGGGGATAGGGGACTGGCAACAAATGTTATCCAGCTTAGGGCAACTGTACACCCAAGGAGTCGAGATCGACTGGTCGGGGTTTCACTACCAACAGAAACGCCACAAAGTGTTCTTACCCACCTATCCCTTTCAGAGACAGCGCTATTGGTTAGAAAAGCCGAAACCAGCTACTCACAAGCCCTCTTGGGGATCTCTGGGTTCCCCCCAAGAAATTTCTGCCTTGACCGAACGATTGCAGAAAAGGGGGTCTCTTTCCGAAAGTGAGTCGAAACTGATTCCCAAACTGCTAGAACTTCTGGCGCAAGAGGCAAACGAAACCAGCCATCAAGACCCCATTTTAGAAGAATGTTATGGTGTGCAATGGCGCTCTAGGGCGTGCTTTGGCTCCCGATTTTCCGGGGAAAGTCTCCAGTCTCCCCCAATCCTACAAGCGCAGTTAGTTCCTCAGCTTTCTGAACTGGCAAATCGCCCAGCTTTACAAGGTTATGACGAAATTCCCGTGCAGTTAGAACTCTTATCTAGGGAGTATATTATTCAGGCTTTGCAAACCCTAGGCTGGTGTTATAAATCAGGAGAATCGTTCTCTCTAGAACAGCTCACGGCACAGTTGGGGATTATCCCAGCTCATCATCGACTGGTTAAGCGCTTGTTGGTGTCTTTAGAAGAAACCAAAATCCTGCATAAAAAAGCAGAAGAATGGGAAACTCAGCAATCCTTGCCACCCGTTAATCCTAGCTCAACCTATCAAACGTTGCGCGATCGCTATCCTCAAGCCATCGCTGAATTCACCTTACTCCATCGCTGTGCCTCCCAACTCAGCTCCGTTTTACAAGGAACTCAAGACCCCGTACAACTGGTGTTTCCAGAAGGCGATCTAACCACTGCAACCCAACTGTACCAAGACTCTCCCGTATCTCAGGCGATGAATAGCTTAGTGCAACAGGCGATCGCCAACATCCTGGAAACCCTCCCTCCCAGTCAAGGCATACGCATCCTAGAAATCGGTGCGGGAACTGGAGGCACAACCAGCGCCATTCTCCCCACTCTCCCTCCCAGTCAAATCCAATATACCTTTACAGACTTAGGCCCCCTATTTCTCACCAAAGCCAAAGAAAAATTTTCCGACTATCCCTTCATTACCTATCAAACCCTTGATATTGAACAAAACCCAGCATCCCAAGGATTCCCCAATCATCACTATGATCTGATTATCGCTGCCAACGTTCTCCATGCCACCTCGAATATTCGTCACACTCTCACCCATGTGCGCCAACTCTTAGCCCCCGGTGGACTCCTCCTATTACTCGAAGCAACCGAACCTCAACAGTGGGTGGATCTGATCTTTGGATTATTAGAGGGATGGTGGAAATTTAGCGATACGGAATACCGACGAGATCATCCCCTGTTGAACAGAAATCAGTGGCAACACCTGCTACAAGAAACGGGCTTTACTCCGGTTTCCTCCGTTCCCCAAGCAGCAAAGGTTGATGACGTTTTATCCAAACAAGCTCTCATCCTCGCCCAAGCTGACTTTGAGTCTAGAAAACCAAACGCAACATCCCAGAGTTGGTTGATATTTGCCGATCGCGCTGGAGTGGCGCAAAGCCTAGCAGCTCAGTTAGAAGAGATCGCCGCTACCTGTATCTTAGTGGGGATGGGAGAAGACTATCAACAGATTGCCCCCAAACAATGGCAGATAAATCCCCATAACCCCCAAGACTTTAGGAAACTGATGGCAGAAGTGGCGATCGAATTTCCACAATTATCAGGCATTATCCAATGTTGGACATTAGAACCCCCCACCGACTCCAACCTCAGCCTTGAAGATTTAAACCGCTTATCTGAGCTGGGCTGTGGGACAACCTTGTCCTTAGTGCAAGCCATCATCGAGCAAGAACGATTTTCACCCCAATTACAAATCGTCACCCAAGGCTCTCAATCTGCATTGCACCATGGGGGACAACCTCCTGGAATTGCCCAATCCTCCCTTTGGGGTATGGCTAAAGCCATCCGCTTAGAACATCCCGAACTCTCCTGTCGGGTTTTAGATCTAGACCCTCAAACTTCCCTAGAAGAGCAAGCGACAAGCCTCCTGCAAGAACTTGGCTCATCTGACTCAGAAGACCAAGTGGTGTGGCGAGAACAACTACGCTATGTCCCTCGGTTAGTGAAAACCTCGAGTGAGTCCACATCTGGACGGGTAAAACTGCGATCAGATGCCACGTATCTGATTACCGGAGGCTTAGGAGGATTAGGCTTGCTCGTAGCCGACTGGATGATTGAAAGAGGTGCTCAACACTTAGTGTTGGTCACTCGCCGTCCTGCCGATCCCGCAACACAAGCTAAATTAACCCAACTTGAGCAAAAAGGATGCTCTATCCGTGTCGAAATTGCTGATGTGGCCAACTTCGAGGCCATCCAAGCAGTCTTCAATACAATTACTGAATCATCCTATCCCCTTGCTGGCATTATTCATGCGGCAGGAATGCTCTCGGATGGCGTACTCAAAAACCAAACCTGGTCTAGTTTTGAAGCTGTTATGGCTCCTAAAGTTCAAGGGGCTTGGATCTTACATCAACTCACCCAACATCAATCCCTCGACTTTTTGGTCCTATTTTCCTCAGTTGGTTCTTTATTTGGTTCCCCTGGACAAGGTAACCATTCGGCTGCCAATGCCTTTCTAGATGCTTTAGCCCATTATCGACAAGGGATAGGATTACCTGGATTGAGTATCCATTGGGGAGCAGTTTCTCAAGTAGGAGAAGCCGCAGAGCGAGGTGCAGATGTGCGCGTCAAACAGAAAGGTATGGAGGCTCTGAGTCCAGATGAAGTGCTAAAAGCGCTAGAGCATTGGATGGGTTCTGCACAAGCGGAGGTGGGAGTCGTTTCCATGGAGTGGGCAGCTTGGGAAGAGCAGGTGAGAACTTGGCCCTTTTTATCCGATTGGCAAAAGACTGACTCTTTAATTTCTACGCCTTCAAAAGCTAGCATTCTACAACAGTTGGAAATGGCATTGCCTAGTGAGCGACAAGATCTCTTAATCGCCCATATTCGCCATCAAGTTGCCCAAGTTTTAGGGATTGAGAAGGTTGAGTCCATTAGTTTGAAGGAAGGCTTTTTTGATTTGGGCATGGATTCGCTCACCTCTGTGGAATTGAAGAATAAATTACAAACCAGTTTGGGCTGTTCCCTACCTTCTTCTTTGATGTTTGATTATCCAACGGTATCTGAGTTGGTGAATTACTTGGCAGGGCACGTTCTAGACTCAGAGGGCGATCGCGATGAAGTCCCGACGACGGATAAATTTGCACCGCCTTGGGGTGAAACAGGGAATCGAGGCGATCCAGATTTAGAGGAATATTCTGATGAAGATGTTGAACTTTCTTTACTAAATAAATTAGATAAATTGGGGTATTAG